CGACTTCGAGGATTTCGGCGAGGCTCTGCTGCGCAGCGACAGGGCCGGCGGCTATGTCCGCGTCGACTGGTTCACCGCCGACGGGCTGTCGACCTGGGGCGACGGCCGCCTCACCATTTTGGGCACCGAAGGCACGATCGAGCTGCGTAAATATGTCGACATCGCCGGCCGCCCCGGCACCGACCACGTCTTCCTGGTCGACAAGGCCGGCACCCGCCACATCGACGCTTCCAGCGAGCCCCTGACCTACTTCCGCAATCTGATCGCCGATATCGGCGCCCGCAGCGAAACCGCGATGAGCCAGCGCCACGCCTTCACCGTCTGCCGGCTCGCGCTGGAGGCGCAGGAGAGGGCGGCCTGGCTGCCGGCTCGACCGAATAACGCATGAGTGTCATCCCGGGTCGCAGCGCAGCGGAGACCCGTCCATGCCTGAACCTTTGCCGGAAGCGCTCCGGCATGGATCCCGGATCGGCGGGCTTCGCCGCTTGTCCGGGATGACCGCGGTTGAAACGATTTAACGAGGACGGGGATCGCCTGACATGACACGCAAGCTCGGCATCGCCGTGATCGGGCTCGGCCCGGCTTCCTTGCCGCACTCCAAAAGCCTCCTCGACCTCGCCGATCGTGCGGATGTGCGCTGGGCCGTGAGCCGGACGCCGGATCGCGCCGAAGCCTATGCCAGACAATTCCCCTTCCCGACGACCACCGATCTCGATGCCGTGCTGACAGACCCTGCCGTCGATGCCGCCATCGTCCTGACCCCGCCGAGCAGCCATCTCGACGTCTCCGCACTCTGCCTTGAAGCCGGCAAACATGTTCTCGTCGAGAAGCCGCTGGAATTGACCAGCGAGCGCGGCCAGCGCCTCGTCGACACCGCGCGCCGCACCGGCAGGACCTTCGGCGTCGTGCTGCAGCACCGCTTCCGCCCGGCAAGCCTGCGCCTGAAAGCCGCCCTGCAATCGGGCGAACTCGGCACGCTCGAAGCCGCTTTCCTCTCCGTCCCATGGTGGCGCCCCCAGAGCTATTACGACGAACCCGGACGGGGCACGATTGCCCGCGATGGCGGCGGCGTGCTGCTGACGCAGGCGATCCACTCGCTCGACCTGTTCCGCTCGCTCGTCGGCGTCTCCAGGGTCGTCGCGGCGCAGGCTCGCACCACCGCGCTCCACCGCATGGAGACCGAGGACTACGTCTCGGCGTTGCTGGAAACCGGCAATGGTGCACCCGCCACGCTGGTGACGACGACCGCCGCCTATCCCGGCTATCCCGAGCGTATCGAGATCACCGGCACCAAGGGTTTCGCGGCCCTGATCGGCGGGCGCTTGCGCCTCGCTTTCCTCGACGGAATCGAGGAGATCGTCGAGGCCGAGGGCTCGACCGGCAGCGGCGCCAACATCATGGACTTCCCGCATGATGCCCACCGGGCCGTCATCGCCGACTTCATCGATGCGATCGCGCAAGGCCGCGACCCCATCGTCACCGGTGAGGAGGCGCTGAGCTCGCAAAGGCTCGTCGACGATATTTTGCAGGCGGCGCGGCGCAGCGCTTGACTTGTATCTGATTTGTATCTTCCTATGCGGCATCCCGCCGGGAGTGTCGCATGGTTCGCTATCAGGAGATCGCCCACAGTCTCGAACTCGGCCTTGCGGCCGGGGGGGACGCTGCCCGGGCGATTCCCTCGGAGCATGAGCTCTGCGAACGCTACGGCGCCAGCCGCACGACGATCCGCGCGGCACTGAAGCAATTGCAGGACCAGGGGCTGATCGAGCGCCGGCAGGGCAAGGGCACCTTCTACCGGCCGCGCCACATCACCAAGCATCTCGGCAGCATCGTCGACTTCCACAGCGAGGCCCGCATGGCGGGCCGCGTGCCGAAGACGCAGGTTCTCGCTCTAACCTCCCGCGGGGCGACGCCGGCCGAATTCGCGCTGTTCGGCGGCGATATCGCCAAAGACGGCATCGTCGAGCTCCTGCGCCTGCGCAGCCTCGACGATCAGCCGGCCGTGCTGCAGCGCTCGCGCCTCGGTGCCGCCGTGCTCGGCGAGGCGAAGGCGGACGCGCTGATGAACGCCTCGCTCTATCGCTATCTCGCCGAATGCCGCGGCATCCATGTCGCCACGGTCGAGGAAACGCTGGAGCCCCTCGCTGCGGGCGTCGAGGATGCCGGCCATCTCGGCATCCCCGCCGGCACGGCGATCTTCCGCTCGCAGCGCGTCGCCCGCGATGGGATCGGAGCCGTCGTCGAGGTCAGCGACAACCTGATCCGCGGCGACATCTACCGCTTCACCATCCGCCGGCAGGTCGGGAGCGCCGCATCATGAGTGTGGTTCTTGCCTGCGACCTCGGCGGCACCAGCTTCCGCGCCGCGCTCGTCGACGCGCAGGGCCGTACGCTTGCGGAAAGCGTCATCATCGGCCCGACGCTGATCGACCGCATGGGCTGGTCGGAGGTCGATGCCGAAGCCTGGTGGACGATCTTCAGCGAAGCGGCCGACCAACTCGCCGAGGCCGAACCGGAGCTGTTCGGCGCGGTCGAGGGCATCGCCATCTGCGGCGTCACGCGCACACAGGTCTTCCTCGGCCGTGACGGGCGCCAGCTCCGGCCGGCCATCACCTGGAAAGATACCCGTTCGGAAGCCGCGGCGGCGCGGCTGCGTGGCCGGCTCGGCAGCCATCCCGAGGCCGAGCGCATCAACGCCTTCCACCCGCTGGCTCGCCTCGCCTGGCTGGCCGAGGAAGAAAGCGCGTGCTTCAGAGCCCTGGCCAGCGTGCTGGAGCCGAAGGATTGGCTCAATTTCCGCCTCACCGGCAAGCAAGGGGGAGACCCCGTCTCGATGGCCCGGCTCATGGCCTGCACCGAAGGGACGGAAAGCGGCGCCCCCCTTGCGGCCATCGGGCTGACGGCCTCCGTCATCCCGCCAGTGCTGGAGCCCTGTGCGGTGCTGGCACCGGTTCAGCCCGGTCTGCCGGGTGCGCTCGGCCGGCTGGCGGGCGTCCCCGTCTTCTGCTCGTCGAGCGACACATGGGTCGCCGTCACCGGGCTCGGCGCGATGCGGGCCGGATTCGCCTACAACATCTCCGGCACCACCGAAGTCCTCGGCGTCGTCGGCGAGAACGCCGCTGCCGCGGAAGGCCTGCTGACGGTTGACTGGCGCGGCCTCTGGCAGCTTGGCGGCCCCAGCCAGAACGGTGCCGATACCGCCGCTTGGCTGGTCTCGCTGCTCCACGGCACAGAACGCGGTTTCGCCAGCGTCGGCGACGGCATCGGCAAGCTCCTCGCCGGGCGCCGGCATCCGCAGCCGCTCGTCTTCCTGCCCTATCTCCAGGGTGAGCGCGTACCCTATTGGAATCCGGCTTTACGCGGCGCCTTCCTCGGCCTCGGCCGCCAGCACGGTGCGACCGATCTCGCTTACGCCGTGCTGGAGGGCGTCGCCTTCCTCAACCGCATCGTGCTCGAACGGGCCGAGGCCGCACTCGGCGGCCCGGTCGGCGAAATCCGCTTCGGCGGCGGTGCCGCTTCCAATCCGGTCTGGGCGCAGATCAAGGCGGATATCTGCAACCGCCCGGTCGTGGTCGGCGCGGCGAAGGAACCCGGCCTGCTCGGCGCCGCCATCATCGCCTGGACCGGCCTCGGCCGCTTCCCCTCGCTCGCGGTGGCGCAAGAGACACTCGTCGCTCCCGCCCGCCGCTATGAGCCGAGCCCCGCCCGCCGCGACGCCTACGACGCGCTCTTTTCCGTCTTCCGCCGCGCCGAGGCCGCGCTCGCTCCCGTCTCGGCCGATCTCGCCGGGCTCTCGCGCAGCGCCGGCAGCCTGCCCGGCATCCATACCCCGCCATCGCTTCCGTAAGGACCCGACGCCATGAAGACCCTCGTTCAGACCGAATATGGCCGCGACCACCTACTGGTCGGCTGCGTCCATACGCTCGCCTTGCCCGGTACGCCGCTCTACGACCGCAGCGGCGGCATGCGGAAGATCGTCAACCAGGCGAAGGAAGAAGCCAGGATCCTGGAGGAGGCCGGCTTCCACGCTCTGCTCTACACCAATGAATCCGATATGCCCTATGAGTCGAACATGCCGGTCGAGGTCGTCGCGGCGATGACCGAGGTGATCGCCGAATGCCAGGCGCGGACGAAGCTGCCGCACGGCGTCAACATGCTGATCGACCCGCCAGCCTCCATCGCCGTCGCCCATGCCACCGGCGGGCGCTTCGTGCGCGCCTTCCTGACCGGGCTGCTCGCCGGCGACATCGGCATGATGACGCCGGATGGCGCCCGCGCCCTGCGCCTGCGCGCCAATCTCGGCGCCGAGAACATCCGCATCATCTGCAACGTCACGCCGGGCTTCTCGATCAATCTCGACAATCGCCCGGTCGAGCAGCTCGCCTCCGGCGCGGTCTTCATCGGGCTTGCGGATATCGTCTGCGTCGGCGGGCCCGCTGCCGGCAAGGAGGCCGATATCGCGGTGATCGAGCGCGTCGCGAAGCAGGTCTCGGACACGCCCGTCGCGGTCGGCACCGGCGTCGCCGAGGAGAATATCGCACGGCTCGCGGAGGTCGCCGAGATCTTCATCATCGGCACCTCGATCAAGAAGGACCGCCAGACCCTGAATCCGGTCGACCCGAAGCGCGCCGAGGCGCTGGTGCGCGCCTATGAAGCCCGCAAGGCCGCCTGAGATGGACAGGCCCGCACCCGCAAAGCCCGTCACCCTCGTCACCGGCGCCTCCGGCGGCATCGGCTCGGCGCTTGCCTTGGCGCTTGCAGCGGCAGGCCATCGCCTCGTGCTCTGCGGGCTCGATCCGGGCGGGCTCGACGCTGTGGCCGCGGAGGTCGCGGCCGCAGGAGGCGAAGCGGCGACGCTGGCCGGCGATGTCCGCGAGCGCGACTTTGCGCAGGCCGCCGTCGATCTCGCCACCTCCCGCTTCGGCCGGCTCGACCATCTCGTCACGGGTGCCGGCGCCTCGCGCCCGGTGCCATTGGTCGAGATGGAGGATGACGAGTGGGACAAGCTCGTCGACATCAACCTCTCGGCCGTCTTCCGCATCTCGAAGGCCGCCGCGCGGCAGATGATCGATCAGGCCGAAGGCGGCGCCATCGTCCACATCTCCTCGATCGCTCATGCCAATGGCGGCGCTAATCTCGCCTATGGCTCGGCCAAGGGTGGCGTCGCGACGCTGACCTACGGCATGGCCCAGCAGCTCGGCCGGCATGGCATCCGCGTGAATGCAGTTGCGCCCGGCATCATCGATACGCCAATGGTGAGGAACGGATTCGCCCAGCAGTTCAACGCGCTGGTCGAGGGCGCGGCGTTGCGCACGCCGCTGGGGAGATTGGGACGGCCCGAGGATGTCGCCAACGTGATCGCTTTCCTGCTCTCGCCGGGCGCCGCCTTCGTCACCGGGGCGCTGATCCCGATCACCGGCGGCATCGAGATTCTCTCGCCGATCTCCACCATCGCGAAGGGGGCCTGAATTGGGCCGCATCGACCCGCGTGAGGTGATCGGGCGCTATGGCACGGCTCTCGCCGGGCTGGCCCTGATCCTGTTCTTCCTGATCTTCGCGCCGAACTTCGCCAGCGCCACCAACATCATCAACGTGCTGAAGGATACGAGCTTCCTCGCCATCCTGGCACTCGGCTTCGCGCTCGCCTTCACCGTGGCGGAGCTCGATCTCTCCGTGGCGGAGATGGCGAGCCTGGCCGCCGTCGTCTGCGGCTGGCTGGTGCAGTTGCAATATCCGCCCATCGTCGCCGTCGCGGCGGCGCTCGGCGTCGGCATCGTGCTCGGCTCGCTCAACGGCTACGGCGTCACCGTGCTGCGCATCCCCTCGCTGATCATGACGCTCGGCACTGCCGCGATCGCCAAGGGCCTCGCCTTCATGATCACCCAGGGCGTCGCCTTCGTCGGGCGCTGGCCGGTCGGCTTCACCGGGCTGGCGCGCGGCTATACCTTCGGCATCCCAAATCTCGTGCTCTGGATGGCCGGCGCCACGCTCTTCGCCTGGGGGCTCGTTAAATGGACCAGGACTGGCGCCCATATGGTCGCGACCGGCGAGGCCGATGAAGCCGCACGGCTCGCCGGCATCGCGACGGCGCGGATGAAGCGCATCGGCCTGCTGCTCGCCGGGGTCTTCGCCAGCATCATGGCCGTGCTGCTAGCCGCCAACCTGTCCTCGGCGGCGCCGAACATGGCCGGCGACTACCTGCTCTACGCCATCGCCGCCGTTCTGCTCGGCATGACCATGTTCGATCCGGGCAAGCCCAACATCCCGGGCACGGTCTTCGCGGCGCTGGTGCTCAAGGTGCTCGGCAACGGCTTGGTGCTGCTCGGCGCGCCCTATTACATTCAGGACATCGTGCTCGGCGCGATCATCATCGGCTCGGTCGCCTTCTCGGCCAGCGCGATGAAGAAGGCGGCGTTCAAGGTCTAGTGCGGATATAAATGATCCATAACGAGGGGAGTGGTTTCGATGTTCGGCAAGAGTGGGCTTGGTTTGAGGAACATGCTGGCCGCCGCCGCGCTCGTCGCGCTCGGGCAACCGGCCGGGGCCTTCGAGGTCGGCATCATCGGCTTCCAGTTCTCGTCGGAGACGCATGCCCGCGTCGCCAACGCCGCCGCGGCCGCCGCCAAGGCCAAGGGCTGGGGCGTCACGCTGCTGAACTCGGAAGGCGCGCTGCCGAAGCACGCCGAGCAGTTCGACGCGCTGATCGCCAAGAAGGTCGACGCCATCATCATCGCCATGGGCAAGCCGGTCGAGGCCGACGCCCAGTTCAAGGCGGCCAAGGACGCCAAGATCCCCGTCATCACGGTCCAGTCCGGTTCGAGCCCGCACGCGCTCTTCGACATCCAGACCAACGAATACAAGGTCGGAGCCGAGGCCGCGCTCTATCTGCTCGGCCAGCTCGGCTATCTGGGCAACATCGTCAGCGCCCGCTTCGACCTCAACGTCGCCTCGCGCATCCGCGGCCGCCTGCTCGACGCCGTCCTCGCCGAGAACCAGGCGGTGAAGGAGCTCGGCAAATTCTCCATGGCGCGCACCCAAAGCTGGCGCGACGACGTCCGCGCCGGCATGCAGGCGCTGCTGCTGCAGAACCAGGGCAAGATCAACGGCATCTGGGCATCCTTCGACGGACAGGCCTACATTATCGACGACCTGCTGCAGGCGCAGGGCGTGAAGAAGGGCCAGATCCCGCTGATCTCGGTCGATGGCGGCAAGGAGAGCTACGAGCGCATCGCCGATCCCGCCTCGACTTTCGTCGCCACGGTCGCGATCCCGTTCGAGGAGATGGGCAAGCAGGCCGTCGACGCGATCCAGGCGATCGTCGTCGAGAAGAAGCCGAAGGAGACCATCGCGTCGGGCCCCTATCTCTTCACGGAAGCCGTGCTGGTCGACAAGAACAACGTCCAGCAGTTTCTGAAGAAGTAAGGACGCGAACCGTCATGCTCGGGCTTGCCTCGAGCATCTCGGAAACCTGCGCCCTCTCGTCCTGAGATTCCCGGGTCGAAGCCTGCTTCGCCCGGGAATGACGGCAAGCCGTTCCGCAATCCCCGGATGATCCATCCATGACCCCCACCCCCCTCCTCTCGCTGCGCGGCATCGGCAAGAGCTACGGCCCGGTCGTCGCTGTCAGCGACGTTGATCTCGACATCTTCCCTGGCGAGGTCGTGGCCTTGTGCGGCGACAACGGTGCCGGCAAGTCGAGCCTGATCAAGGTGATCTCCGGCGCGGAGGAGGCGACGGCCGGCACGATCAGCCTGCGCGGCAAGCCCGTCACCTTCGCCTCGCCGCATGATGCGCTCGAGAACGGGGTCGCGACGATCTATCAGGACCTAGCGCTGGCCCCGCGCCTCTCCATCGCCCAGAACGTCTTCATGGGCTCGGAGCTGACCAAGCCGGTGCTGCTGCCCTTCCTGCGCATCCTCGACAAGAAGCGG
Above is a genomic segment from Bosea sp. NBC_00550 containing:
- a CDS encoding GntR family transcriptional regulator, whose protein sequence is MVRYQEIAHSLELGLAAGGDAARAIPSEHELCERYGASRTTIRAALKQLQDQGLIERRQGKGTFYRPRHITKHLGSIVDFHSEARMAGRVPKTQVLALTSRGATPAEFALFGGDIAKDGIVELLRLRSLDDQPAVLQRSRLGAAVLGEAKADALMNASLYRYLAECRGIHVATVEETLEPLAAGVEDAGHLGIPAGTAIFRSQRVARDGIGAVVEVSDNLIRGDIYRFTIRRQVGSAAS
- a CDS encoding ABC transporter permease, which codes for MGRIDPREVIGRYGTALAGLALILFFLIFAPNFASATNIINVLKDTSFLAILALGFALAFTVAELDLSVAEMASLAAVVCGWLVQLQYPPIVAVAAALGVGIVLGSLNGYGVTVLRIPSLIMTLGTAAIAKGLAFMITQGVAFVGRWPVGFTGLARGYTFGIPNLVLWMAGATLFAWGLVKWTRTGAHMVATGEADEAARLAGIATARMKRIGLLLAGVFASIMAVLLAANLSSAAPNMAGDYLLYAIAAVLLGMTMFDPGKPNIPGTVFAALVLKVLGNGLVLLGAPYYIQDIVLGAIIIGSVAFSASAMKKAAFKV
- a CDS encoding sugar ABC transporter substrate-binding protein, whose translation is MFGKSGLGLRNMLAAAALVALGQPAGAFEVGIIGFQFSSETHARVANAAAAAAKAKGWGVTLLNSEGALPKHAEQFDALIAKKVDAIIIAMGKPVEADAQFKAAKDAKIPVITVQSGSSPHALFDIQTNEYKVGAEAALYLLGQLGYLGNIVSARFDLNVASRIRGRLLDAVLAENQAVKELGKFSMARTQSWRDDVRAGMQALLLQNQGKINGIWASFDGQAYIIDDLLQAQGVKKGQIPLISVDGGKESYERIADPASTFVATVAIPFEEMGKQAVDAIQAIVVEKKPKETIASGPYLFTEAVLVDKNNVQQFLKK
- a CDS encoding SDR family NAD(P)-dependent oxidoreductase, with translation MDRPAPAKPVTLVTGASGGIGSALALALAAAGHRLVLCGLDPGGLDAVAAEVAAAGGEAATLAGDVRERDFAQAAVDLATSRFGRLDHLVTGAGASRPVPLVEMEDDEWDKLVDINLSAVFRISKAAARQMIDQAEGGAIVHISSIAHANGGANLAYGSAKGGVATLTYGMAQQLGRHGIRVNAVAPGIIDTPMVRNGFAQQFNALVEGAALRTPLGRLGRPEDVANVIAFLLSPGAAFVTGALIPITGGIEILSPISTIAKGA
- a CDS encoding BtpA/SgcQ family protein translates to MKTLVQTEYGRDHLLVGCVHTLALPGTPLYDRSGGMRKIVNQAKEEARILEEAGFHALLYTNESDMPYESNMPVEVVAAMTEVIAECQARTKLPHGVNMLIDPPASIAVAHATGGRFVRAFLTGLLAGDIGMMTPDGARALRLRANLGAENIRIICNVTPGFSINLDNRPVEQLASGAVFIGLADIVCVGGPAAGKEADIAVIERVAKQVSDTPVAVGTGVAEENIARLAEVAEIFIIGTSIKKDRQTLNPVDPKRAEALVRAYEARKAA
- a CDS encoding Gfo/Idh/MocA family protein yields the protein MTRKLGIAVIGLGPASLPHSKSLLDLADRADVRWAVSRTPDRAEAYARQFPFPTTTDLDAVLTDPAVDAAIVLTPPSSHLDVSALCLEAGKHVLVEKPLELTSERGQRLVDTARRTGRTFGVVLQHRFRPASLRLKAALQSGELGTLEAAFLSVPWWRPQSYYDEPGRGTIARDGGGVLLTQAIHSLDLFRSLVGVSRVVAAQARTTALHRMETEDYVSALLETGNGAPATLVTTTAAYPGYPERIEITGTKGFAALIGGRLRLAFLDGIEEIVEAEGSTGSGANIMDFPHDAHRAVIADFIDAIAQGRDPIVTGEEALSSQRLVDDILQAARRSA
- a CDS encoding xylulokinase encodes the protein MSVVLACDLGGTSFRAALVDAQGRTLAESVIIGPTLIDRMGWSEVDAEAWWTIFSEAADQLAEAEPELFGAVEGIAICGVTRTQVFLGRDGRQLRPAITWKDTRSEAAAARLRGRLGSHPEAERINAFHPLARLAWLAEEESACFRALASVLEPKDWLNFRLTGKQGGDPVSMARLMACTEGTESGAPLAAIGLTASVIPPVLEPCAVLAPVQPGLPGALGRLAGVPVFCSSSDTWVAVTGLGAMRAGFAYNISGTTEVLGVVGENAAAAEGLLTVDWRGLWQLGGPSQNGADTAAWLVSLLHGTERGFASVGDGIGKLLAGRRHPQPLVFLPYLQGERVPYWNPALRGAFLGLGRQHGATDLAYAVLEGVAFLNRIVLERAEAALGGPVGEIRFGGGAASNPVWAQIKADICNRPVVVGAAKEPGLLGAAIIAWTGLGRFPSLAVAQETLVAPARRYEPSPARRDAYDALFSVFRRAEAALAPVSADLAGLSRSAGSLPGIHTPPSLP